TTGAGGACACGGTGACCAGTGGCAGCAGCATCCTGGAGACAGCAGAAGTCCTCCGAAAAGAAGGACTGAAGgtatagaatttaaaataatatgttaTGGTTTTACAACAACCAATAACTATAACAAGACGTTTTCTTCAGCTGGTGTAATGACTCttaaaagtctatttttatttgtttcaggtGACAGATGCCATTGTTCTGATGGACAGGGAGCAAGGTGGCGTGGACATGTTGGCCTCTCAGGGAATCAGGCTCTTCCCCGTCATCTCCATGTTCAAGCTGCTTGATGTGCTGCTTGCAGCTGAACGCATCGATGCCCAAACCGCCCAGGATGTTCGCAAGTTCATCCTCGACAATAACACGTTCAGGTACTTTGGAATAAAACTGGAACATCTATAGATACAAACTTTCTTGTGATTTTCATCTGGTTTCCAAgattcttgcttttttttgcaaattttcaGTCTCTTTGGAAgtagaaaatataaaagaattAGAGGCAGCTCAAGACTTTCATAGTACtgtgaacttgttttttcttaccTCACTCTATGCTTATGAAAAGGCtctacaacttttatttttccttcagatCTAAGAAGGAAAACGGCAACGCTCCAGCTACCAAGAAGCCATGTGTGGAACCACAGCGAGAGCTGAGCTATGCAGCCAGAGCCGAGTTGCCAAGTACGTcgtacctttttatttattctaatgtCCAAAGCAGTTTAGCATGCTAAAACTTCCTTTCGTCTGCAGACATCCATCCCCTGGCATCAAAGCTGCTGAAGATCATGGAGGAGAAACAGTCGAACCTCTGTGTGTCAGCTGATGTGACCTGCAgcgaggagctgctgcagctggcagAGTCTCTTGGTCCCAAGATCTGCATGTTGAAGACTCACATAGACATCCTGAAGGTTCATGACAAACAGTCTGTTACTTGGAGAACTTTGTTAAATATACAGTTTAAACTCATGCTGCTGTCATGTGTGCTAACAGGACTACACGTTGGCCTTCAGCCAGAAACTGCAGGCATTGTCTGAGAAACACAACTTCCTCATATTTGAAGATCGCAAGTTTGCTGATATTGGAAATACAGTCAAGCATCAATATGAAGGTGtacttttatttactaaaacttTGCATGTGGCTTGTGTTTAAACTGTCTTCGTGGTTAGGGAGCCTGACATTGCGCtcgtgtttttgttctgcaggaGGCGTGTTCCAGATCTCGTCATGGTCCCATGTAGTCAATGCCCACGCTGTTCCTGGCCCCGGGGTGGTGAAGGGCCTGAGTGCTGTTGGGAAGCCTCTGGGACGAGGCTGTTTGCTCATTGCACAGATGAGCTCCCAGGGCTCTCTGGCCACTGGTGAATACACAAAGGCTGTGGTGAGCACATTTCTGCCGAAGCCTTTTTCTGAGCTTGTTTGCAGTGTCTGTGCCTGTAAGGTCCTAGCATATGTCTGTTCTGtgactctgcagctgcagatggCTGAGGAGCAGTCGGACTTTGTGATTGGATTCATCTGTGGTGGTAAGGTCACAGAGAAGCCAGAGTTCATCCACATGACCCCTGGTGTGCAGATACAAGCTGGAGGTAAACTCAACTCAtcaattttttacttttgctaatttgctaatttttagtttgatctttaaatgcattttgtgtAGATACACATTACTGCATTTATATGGGGAATGAAATATTGCCGATATCCAACATTCTGGTATAGTTTCAGTAATTTTGTCAATTTGCAGTTGAGATTTTGTTGCCACTATTTTTTCAATGTTagtcactggaaaaaaaaaagatctttacattaaaatgtgtgtATAGAAAATTGTAGCCTTATTTTAACCAGCTTGGATGATCCTCTCTCAGCTACAGTCTGAAATTAGCCATAAACAGACCAAATTTGAGCCTGTCTGCCTGCAGATAGTTAATTTACAGCAACCATCAGCTAATACTGATGACATGCTGATAATGTCTTACAGCCCTAGTGACTGATAAAACTTAAGTATCTGTAAGAAGTCACTGAGATTTCATGAATGTGAGTAATCGTGCAGTGCTGAAATGTATGCCAACATTTTCAAAGGTGGTTTAAGGTGGTGTTAGTATAACTGGGGAAGAGGTCGAACAGAAATGATACCTTCTAACACAAGGTGGCGCTGTTGTTTTAGATTTACAGCTGACTCTCAGTGATGTTGCTCACCCATATTTCCTATCTCCCTGTTTCCCTCCCCTTTCAGGAGATTCATTGGGCCAACAGTACACTGCCCCAGAGGAGGTGATCTACAGCAAAGGCTCTGATGTCATCATTGTGGGACGGGGGGTGTTAGAGGCTTCTGATAGGCTCGAAGCAGCCGAGTCGTACAGAAAGGCGGGGTGGGATGCTTACGTGAAAAGAGTGAGCCGGAGTGGCCAGTGACATCTCAGACGTGTGTCACTTCTAATCTGAACAGCAACTCCTAAAATTCTCTACAGAAGACCTGCGAACATTCAGCCAGCAAACATTAGAAGACTGTAAAAACATCCTAACGTCCAACAGTTTAACATTTTCAGAACATTCCTGAAAGATGTGAAGAATCCTCTACTTCACTCTTAttcacagtttgtttaaaatctattttgatTCTGATCAACTTGATAGTATTAGTTCAAAAGTGAagtaattacttttatttttgttaataaacacCTGCTGAGTATTTCTCTGTTAAAGAGAGAATATATAAGAGCCATATGTTCAACACAAAGTTCTACTTCAAGTAAATGCATCATCTTGGCgaacacttccacaaaacaCTGATGCTAAAACAGCTCTGGACCTTgatttaaataacaaatgagAGACTAATGACAACTAGAAAGATTACCTTCAGGGgattttcttcttgctgcttCTTTCACTTGttggaaatgataaaaaatctttgtgtttagttatttttgttagtGTTGGGTaactttcagtgtttaaatcaaGTTGAtcttcacaaataaataatcttgatcaaacatgttttagtaAATTTATAAAGAGTTGGAATATTTCCAGTGTAGTCTTTTATGATAATTTGCTTTTTTGGGACCAGTATTGATGAAATGAGGATCTCTTGAACAAACTGTGGTACGTCTGCTTGATTATATTTtccatctgttgtgtttttttgttgttggttgtGTGACCTCTGATTATTGTGAATGTCGACAGGAGCTGATCACAACTGAATTCATTATGAGGAACATGTTCTGTCCAAGTTTATTACCAAAAGGTgttctgatttattaaaaagaaattatccCCTAAGCAGTAAAAACTGTTTCCTTCTTCAGGAGTAGAAGCTGAATTGTGTGCCTTAACATGCAGAGTTCAGTTTGTATGAAGTGAAGCATCTTCATGTCTGACTCAGtgatgctttttatttcatacaGGTGAAGTTTCTTTCACAGCGAGGGACCTTGTTTAATCTGTTCTTTGTGCAATGATTAATTTTGCAAAGTGAGCTTGAATAAATacatctgaaacagaaaatctcaGGTGCAAACTTGACTCGTCCGTTATGTTATAGGGTTCTATAGTTTCTACCTGTCAGCAGTATTACACATTTGAATCaagttttatcatttctgacCTCAGCTCTGGACTGTTGATGAACCAGAAAAGAATTATGAAATCCTGAAAACATGGTATAAGCACACTTCTTGTTCTGAGCTAAATgcattaaacttttttttttttgcatgtctttaaaacctACAGCAGGATCTGAGAGCGAGCCCTCTGAATGCAACCAGTCTTTTGAAAAATGTAACAATAGTTGTACAAATTTCCtagacatttttttatgaaacacgataaaaataaacattttcagaagATGGTTTTGTGTTGTGATCTTTTTAAGTTTGTAATTTtctaaggtttttgtttttcacaatgaATTTTGACaagattaaacaacaaaaaacatttttaaaagtttatttaccCTGGTATATCCTCTCTACTGTcaaatgaataataattttctttaactttatgCTCAACATTTAAAAGGCcaaattagtttaaaacctAATTCTAAAAGGCCTGTGGGGACCATCAGTGTTCCTGAACTCTGTAATTTGATGCATTTGTTGTGCTTACAGTAAACTCATTAGAGAAGCAGACATgcagctctctgattggctgctgttttctgtcctttttcagctgctcctctcaGAGGGCTAATTCTATTTAGAATCACTTTAAGccactttttttattcattcatttgtaatttattttctgtattatcTAGGCCAGGGATCTGCAACCTTTACATTCAAAAGAGACATTTCTGCTACATAAGTTAGCTGCAAAACTCACTTGTAGCTTGAATTAAAGATAAGTCAATATGTGTTATATAAATACTACATAAAAAACTAGTttttgaaacttgcagaaagtaatcatctgaCTAACCTTAGTGacattataaaattaaacatttgtaataaactgttaacagttatttgtatttttacatgttagaacacagaaaataattaaactctTATAAAAACTGTATACCTTGGCTATTTCCTCCCTGTCAACCCATGGAAGCCcataatgaagaagaaaaaatcctCTATGTCAgacttttttcttaaattgtgACTTCTTCTATCttataattatgagatactttTAGAATTTCGAAATTTTGACTTAGCATCTCATAGGTATGAACAAATTTCTCACAATTATGATTTagcatctcataattatgagataataAGTCCTAATTTTGACATACTAAGTTCAAATTTTGATATAGAATCTCAtaattaaggtttttttttaattgaagtgACGGAAATGAGCTTCCATATTCACAGTaagataagaaagaaaaaaaaaagttgctgagCTGCCCTGAATCCTGAAGTTATTTGCAAGgcaaaaatgtatgaaaatgaTGCCCGAACAGAAACTGTGGGACATACTGAGCAGGTCTCCAGGTAGCGACGTTACAATGAGGCTTTTTACGGTTGGGTGCGCGCGCAGCCAGGGCACACATGTCGTTGCCTGGCGcacaggaggaaggagaggcTTGGAATCATTCATTTGTGCGCACACGTTTATGTGTGTCTGACAgaacgacacacacacacacacacacacacacaatcacccCTCCTTCTTTATGTCAATATTGGATCAGAGCAACGCACCGTGCAACAGGTGTCTGCGCGCGCCCGGAGGATCCACTCCAaggggggaggagagaggaggacgGAACAGAAAGGGAGGGAGAGTGGGGGGTATAAAAGGTGTCTACCTGTCCTGAAGCAGGACACATTCAGTCCGTGTGAAAGGTGAGGACCAGGGTTGTGCatgactttttcatttttctctctctttactTCTAAAGAAAGGCAGGCCGTAAATTCATACAGAGCTTTAATTCATCCACGAGCTTCTTTTGgtgttttaaccttttctttatttttcctccccCAGTCCTGAAAGAGCGAGAAGAGAGAAGACAGCTGTTAGGAGCAGCACCCCAAACATCTGCTTCTGTGACTTTTCCCCATTTTGTCCGTATTTGCTTCACGTTGAGCCTCACGTACAATACCTGAAGATGAAGTTTTGTTCGTTCGGCTCGCGTTACGCAGGTACGGGTTGGCAGCTGGAAAAggcacaaagttttttttttcttttttgtttttttcttttaatttggtCAAGCTCCACAAGAAGAGGATCGTGAAAGGAGCACCAAGGAGCCAACAGAATTGtactaaagaaataaatttaaaaaaggcacagGCAGTTAGGGCAGGTTCATTTCTTAATATGAGTTACCAATAATGATAACACATTTAGTAACTGACACACCAGGTGTTCTGAACAGGTAAACTGTCTCATTTGCATACAGCTGGCAGAAGCCAAAGCTCCAAAGACAAGAACAGAGACCAACCCAGGACTTATTTATCCAGCTTTTAAAGCCTATAAGGACTGTTTTGTTAGACTCTTTGAGCACTTAAATTCACTTCCTAAATAAGTTGCATCTTGTCTCCAACCTGTTGTTATACTCTACGTttaacagaaaaagtaaaagatgcAAATTCAAAGTTGTATGTTCATGTAAGTCTTTaggctttaaatgtaaaaactagTACGATACGCTGTGGCAAAAAGTTTAAGtggcctgtttgtttgtttttttaatctggtaATTAGTTGTACCTGATCTGCACCAAGTAGATCTGCTGCAAGGGTTGACATTTACCAGACCAGGGGTGATAATCTCTTTATCTCCCTTTGGTGCACTTTGGAcaaccattttttccccccattagCACATTCATGATCACACCATGTTTTTTCCACTGGGGGGGCTCCTGTTCATCACTAACCATCTCCTACGTCACAAAGTGAGAGCTCAGACAGAGTGCAGAGAGATGGGCTTAATGGGAGGTTATGTTAATCATTAACCAAACATtaaccacacacaaacacacacagacacacagatctGGTACACACCATCTGTCATCTGGATGCTATAATGAAGTATTCAATCATAACATTTATATCATTCATCAGTCGTTGTTTCTTCCACTGAACATTATGGCTTCAAATAGAAATGCAGATGAAGTAAACTGTTTCAgtggtttgaaaacaaaatcatgtttttctaaTATGGTTTTATCACTCTCTTTAGATACGAAAGTAATATTTTGCACCATTTACACACATAAGAGATGTGACAGGCATAAGAATAAAAGACATCTGTGCTCAAGTTGTTGATGCTTGAAAAGAATCTGGGAAATATTTGAACAACATCTAAATAAAGGTTATTGTATCTGCTGTCTTTGCAACATTTGGCCATCTTTGTGGTTAAAGTGAAACTCTGCACACATCTAAAATTAGAACATATCCaccttcatttttattcaaaatgtttttgtcttttctgcagGTTATTACCATCAAATTGCCTCATGTGCATTTTATATCCCCATCACTCGCCATTATGTCAAAAAACACCTCATCACCTTACATCATGAGGAAGCCTGCTCAGCCTAcatgccactttttttttacctgagagCCTATTTGCCTCTGCTTGAATCTGCAgtcaatatttgtttaaaaccagtGGACGGTGAGCTTCACACTCCTCAGTATCCTGGTTACCTTGCTCCCATTTCCAATGACTGTCCTAACTGGTCCTGCTGTTGCTACACCCGTCCttccagctcctgcagctgtgtTAATGTGCAGATCATTTGTTTCTGAGTCAGCATGAAAGCCGGATCCgtctcatattttatttatggcTTCTTCATTTATAGTGATACATATTCCTAACTAAATTCCATCTGAAAATATTCccatacttttatttttgtaaagcaaGTTTGAATGCACTGTGAAGATGATGTCATtcatgttaaaaacacaaaaaagtcaatTATAATGTACCAATTTTTGTAtctataacttttttttaaagttactttaatttattttatattgaaatgattaaaagcctagcattcctttcaggaatgcatatcacctgccacctttcatgtcagaaatttaaaatagaatcATATTATCCTTTAAAGGAATGACATTAAAgtaattttggtcaaatcttgtaaatgaaaAAATCTCCTGCAatactgtgagatcttgcaagatgcgATAGCACTCCTATAACGTGTTAAAGATTAAActtagctacaaccacatcatatttaacaaatttaaaattgaatGACTaaccattttgttgttttctataGTCaattggctgtagcagccatcttgaattggacgtACTTAATGATTCTTTActgtgtttcagtaaaatctgttcactggtccatcaaatattttgctaagacCATatatgcccccccccccagacacacacacacacacacacacacacacacacacacacacacacatacacacacacacacagacacaagcaaaaacatcattgcctAGGGAAAACTTACTGTTGTAGCCATTTGACAATCAGAAAGATGTTTTTCCCCTCTTATTAGTCAAAAGTAGAAATACATATACAACATGATAATTATGTTATTCAGTAAAGACTTTATTTAAGTACCACATTCCACACAAGAGCCCTTCATCTCTCATATGTTGTGAATTCTTTACTTGCATTCTATTTTATCAAATTGTTGCTTATTCTCCAAGTTAGCTAACACATATCTCCTTGACCCTTTTCTGCTGTGACCCTGTGAACTCTACTCTGCCCGGCCACACTGCATCATTAACAGCCCTGTTTGTATCTCTGCATCAGAAACATGATTGCATTTGTGGTGCCTGTCCAGTTCTTTGGTCGTATCTGTACATGTTGGAGGGGAGTGTGAGTTGAGTTGTGTGTGAGTGGGGTTGCCTGCAGGCTGTGTGCTGTTTCCTCTGACAGTTACTGATAATGAAGACTCATGCAAATGCCTGAGGCCTGTTTCCTCTGCCAGGTGGCTCCTCCTCACCTTTTCTCCCTGGCTTTCACTAAACAATACTGGATCAAAGCCCATATTTAATTGATTCTAGAAAGTTTGTTAATTaagtcatttatatttttaatgccACGAGCCTTAAACTTTCTCACAAAGCTACAGTAAGTGCAGAACGCTCTGTGTTAGTGCCTGTCGTCACAATTTAATACCGCACGActttctgtcttcctgtttaTCACCAGTGATGACTCATGAAGGCTgccacagaaaatgtttgaatcaTTATAAGGTTTCTTCGTGTTTTTGTGTCCAGCTGGTTAAATGTCCAGTCAGGGAACAGTGGAGACAAGTGGAGGCGGCACGAGCAGATGTCCTGCTCACCTCATCCCTACCTGGATTAGTCTCCATGGTAACATTCCACCTGAAGGAGGACATTTATTCAGGACAATCTGCATGATGGCGTGCTTGTGTGTGTAGATatacaaacatttgtgtgtgtgtgtgtgtatacacacaGGTGCATATTCACACTGACATTCAAAATTCAAAAGGGATAATATAATCAcctcagacaaaacaaaaatatttaactattaGATTATTTTACTACTTATcatgaatattttgaaataatgaaggtttaatttaaactgcTTCTATATTTTTCTAATGAAACATTAAGACAAAAGTCTTTCATACCGAATTCGTGGGAAAGGACACAGTAGTTAGCGACTACACTTCCGGCAAAATAAACTGGAAGGGGAGAGGCAGAGGAAAAGAGCTGTTTTGAGGCTCATAATGTCTGTTACTCCACCCTTTAGATGCAGGAGCAGGAAACAGCAGTGAAGTGTTATTTAGTCCTCATTTATGGAAACATACTCACTTTTATGACTCttggttttagtgttttgctccaGTTTACAGTAAAGCATGAAACTCATCTGACCTCACACTGTCACTGACTGATGCAATGATTCTGAGGAAACACATTTGTTCAGATGACAgtatttcagtttcagctccttaaTAAAAGGTTGATAAAACTACACTTTTCAGAACACAATTTACCGTTcttatattaaaacattcagctcattctggAGTTAGGTGTTATGACATTTGGGGTTTGTAACGTTTataccttttaaaatatttaactttatttacagagagTCTCTCCAAGTCCTTCCCAAAAACATTGCTGAACTGGATTTTTCAGTGGCGTCACCGGTACCAGCAGCTTTTTCACAACATGACAAGAGAATCTGAGTGAAAAGGCAAACATTTGCTCTGCATTTGTCCCATAGCTCCAAGCAGAAGATTTATCTGACCGGTTTAAAGACAAATGAATGGACTCATTTTATACATCCAGATAAGGATTCAAAGTAGTAACACACAGTGCTAGCTCTGTGCTGGACTACACTGTCCATCACACATGCAAatccctctccccagctgtATTTCACTTGGAAATGAGGAGTGCATGTGACAACGTGAGCACTTCCGTGGGGCGTTTTTTACTGCAGAACACCAAGTTTGTTGGGGGCTGTAATACACATGAAGATAACCCAGCCTTAATAAGGAAAAATGTAGTTTATGAGGTTAAGAGTTAGGGGTAATGTGAATACAATTCATATAAACTATGATTTATATAAAACGATGCGATAGTTGCAATGTGTGGGACTTTTAGCCAAGTTTTTTGCTAATCTTTGTGTCagaatgaccaaaaaaaataaaatcaaatgcaTTCTGGgctcgtgtgtttgtgtgtgtgtgtgtattatggCAGAAATCTACAGCTGATAGTTTTTAACAAATCTAGTGAGACTATTCAGGTAGTAGCACAAACCCGGTGCACACTCAGTCGTGTTGTGAGTCCCTTCACAAACAGggaacaaaatcaaaattgAATGATTTATGTTACAGCAAGCTGCCATTCTGTCGACTGGGCTTTTGTCTCTAAAAGGGAGGCAGGTTGAAACAGAGTGACAGGGTAAACAGAATTATACCTCACACCATGTGTAATGCaagtgcagacacacacacacaacatctGTGTCTAAATAAGCCCTTCACCTGCTCATCACCTGCTCTGGGTGCAAGCagggtgacacacacacatgcgcacacacgTATAGAGGAGGACAATGAATGAGTTAGCGATGGACAAAGAGAAAGCTGTTCACACAAGTAAACAGCACCAATGCCCCACaggtgaaacacacacacacacacacacacgtacaaacactcacacagtgTGAAAAACTAAAGTCACTGAACTCCATCAGTACtcagtgaaaagaaaatacatattCACTCACTCATATATTTTGGCTTCAGACATGGatgttgtttttgatgtttctgaTCGACTAGCAGtagttcaaatttgtcctctATGGAAGACCtctgtaaatttaaatatctgCCACCCGCTGCATACTACTGAATTAACTCCTGTTAAtatctacagaggacatttagagCTTTTCAATGATACCAAATGTGAAGGGGTGGGGATTACAAAGAtgggagaattaaaaaaaaatgtgattggacaatatttttttccaggtaGTCAGGAGGACAGCAGACAGTTCAAGAAACATTTTAGGAAATATATGTTCACGTTGACACAATGATAGcaaaataatatttcattttaaaagaacactttctgttttctctttctgaggGACTCGTTTAGgtttaaaagatgtttaaaacgATGTaggatttttgcattttgtcaaCCTAAatgtaatacatttatttaccactagatggcactaaTGTTATAGAAAAGTACTTAACTGAACAAAATCAATAATTTTTGACACAGTACTGGAAACCTGAAACTAGcaacatgttttcaaaaaatataaattctaagaaaattattaaaacagaattgaagagttttaaacatgtaGACACTGAATCCTGCTAAAGAAGTAAGTTATTTTAATTCATTCTATTCATATATATGAAATATGTCAGTGAACACtaaattttaaagctttgttaATTCATATTCCAAtgtcatttttcagtttgattagTTTTCCAAATACATACAACAGCAAACTTTTTCACTTCCAACCcaaaaaataacagcagcagaggctTGTGACCCCAATATTACAGGTTTAAATGTACAATCTTTGCTGATAACACTactaaacaaaatacaaacaacctGAATGCCTTggaattcattttttattcatttatcattattgtatgtatttttttatatatatttataatgaaAATATGCCATTAGGGAtctgtttaacatttaatttaatttctgaagATCGTCTGATCGTCTTCACttgatgtttcatgacccacactGGGGTGCCGACCTTAACTTTGGGTTCTGCTGTGATAAAGGAAACCTACAGTAAGTGGAAGCAGCTCCTCTAAGTATTTGTTCGTGTTCAAACACGATTAGTAAAATTACCAACATATACATAAATGTCAGCCTATActaaaacatctaaatgtggaattaagctaaaaacaaatttacaaatccCTCTGATATTTAATACTGTACATGTTCTAGGCCTGTATTCAGATACTTAACACTCAGCTATTTCATCTTGCTGTTGTGGTTATTGTTATAAAACATCtatcattttctgtgtttcaatGGTCGTAAATATGATCGAGCAACGGAGGACCGATCCAATTTCCCAAAAGATTCTGGTcaggaaaacaaagtaaaaacctCCTCACAGTTCCTCCAGCTGACTGTTTATAAATTTActggaaaaagaaggaaatcCCCTCTT
This genomic stretch from Kryptolebias marmoratus isolate JLee-2015 linkage group LG6, ASM164957v2, whole genome shotgun sequence harbors:
- the umps gene encoding uridine 5'-monophosphate synthase isoform X2 → MLIRRKEAKDYGTKRLVEGTFRQGDTCLIIEDTVTSGSSILETAEVLRKEGLKVTDAIVLMDREQGGVDMLASQGIRLFPVISMFKLLDVLLAAERIDAQTAQDVRKFILDNNTFRSKKENGNAPATKKPCVEPQRELSYAARAELPNIHPLASKLLKIMEEKQSNLCVSADVTCSEELLQLAESLGPKICMLKTHIDILKDYTLAFSQKLQALSEKHNFLIFEDRKFADIGNTVKHQYEGGVFQISSWSHVVNAHAVPGPGVVKGLSAVGKPLGRGCLLIAQMSSQGSLATGEYTKAVLQMAEEQSDFVIGFICGGKVTEKPEFIHMTPGVQIQAGGDSLGQQYTAPEEVIYSKGSDVIIVGRGVLEASDRLEAAESYRKAGWDAYVKRVSRSGQ
- the umps gene encoding uridine 5'-monophosphate synthase isoform X1, whose product is MDNVSMDSLIVKLYDVNAVKFGEYKLKSGLLTPIYIDLRVLVSLPVLMNQVSSLIYQQAQQNKLQFDSVCGVPYTALPLATIICSRNELPMLIRRKEAKDYGTKRLVEGTFRQGDTCLIIEDTVTSGSSILETAEVLRKEGLKVTDAIVLMDREQGGVDMLASQGIRLFPVISMFKLLDVLLAAERIDAQTAQDVRKFILDNNTFRSKKENGNAPATKKPCVEPQRELSYAARAELPNIHPLASKLLKIMEEKQSNLCVSADVTCSEELLQLAESLGPKICMLKTHIDILKDYTLAFSQKLQALSEKHNFLIFEDRKFADIGNTVKHQYEGGVFQISSWSHVVNAHAVPGPGVVKGLSAVGKPLGRGCLLIAQMSSQGSLATGEYTKAVLQMAEEQSDFVIGFICGGKVTEKPEFIHMTPGVQIQAGGDSLGQQYTAPEEVIYSKGSDVIIVGRGVLEASDRLEAAESYRKAGWDAYVKRVSRSGQ